Proteins from a single region of Acidobacteriota bacterium:
- the can gene encoding carbonate dehydratase, whose amino-acid sequence MIIKELLDKNLTWSDRISERDPDFFQALSKQQSPDYLWIGCSDSRVPATQLVGLNPGELFVHRNVANLVIHTDLNCLSVLQYAVDVLEVKHIIVVGHYGCGGVQAALLNQKFGLIDNWLRHVHDIIEKHEALLMRLPDEEARLAKLCELNVIEQAFNVCQTTVIQSAWERGQRFEVHGLIYGLHDGLLRDLSVHIASQEEMRRVYRLAVAALS is encoded by the coding sequence ATGATAATTAAAGAATTGCTTGATAAGAACCTCACCTGGTCTGACCGCATCAGTGAACGTGACCCGGATTTTTTTCAAGCGCTTTCCAAACAACAATCGCCGGATTATCTCTGGATAGGGTGTTCCGACAGCCGCGTTCCGGCTACGCAACTGGTCGGGTTAAATCCCGGCGAACTCTTTGTTCATCGTAACGTCGCCAACCTGGTGATTCATACAGACCTCAATTGTCTCTCGGTTTTGCAATACGCGGTTGACGTTCTGGAAGTTAAACATATCATCGTCGTCGGGCATTACGGTTGTGGGGGCGTGCAGGCGGCATTGCTCAATCAAAAGTTCGGCTTGATTGATAACTGGTTGCGCCACGTTCACGACATTATAGAAAAGCATGAAGCGCTTTTGATGCGCCTGCCGGATGAAGAGGCGCGACTGGCAAAACTATGTGAATTGAATGTCATTGAACAGGCATTCAATGTATGTCAGACCACGGTTATACAATCGGCATGGGAACGCGGACAACGATTTGAAGTTCACGGATTGATTTACGGGTTACACGACGGATTGCTGCGCGATTTGAGCGTTCACATTGCCAGTCAAGAAGAGATGAGGCGGGTTTATCGTCTGGCAGTTGCCGCGCTTTCCTGA
- the vsr gene encoding DNA mismatch endonuclease Vsr, which yields MTDTVSSSVRSRIMASVKQRHTKPELLVRSRLHQLGYRFRVQRRDLPGSPDIVLPKYRTAIFVHGCFWHQHKGCSKSRKPTSNNDYWDQKLLENVRRDRRKVAALKKLDWRVILVWECETKDTEKLKKKLEKIAHLY from the coding sequence ATGACTGATACTGTCAGTTCAAGTGTACGTAGCCGCATTATGGCTTCGGTCAAGCAACGGCACACAAAGCCAGAATTACTCGTCCGCAGTCGTTTACATCAACTCGGCTATCGGTTTCGCGTTCAGCGTCGTGATCTGCCGGGCAGTCCTGACATCGTATTGCCGAAATACCGCACTGCCATCTTCGTGCATGGCTGCTTTTGGCATCAGCACAAAGGCTGTTCCAAGTCGCGCAAGCCGACGAGCAATAATGATTATTGGGATCAAAAATTGCTGGAAAACGTAAGACGGGACCGCCGCAAGGTTGCTGCACTAAAAAAGCTCGACTGGCGAGTAATTTTAGTTTGGGAATGCGAAACGAAAGATACTGAAAAGCTTAAAAAGAAGCTCGAAAAAATCGCTCACCTCTATTGA
- a CDS encoding N-acetylmuramoyl-L-alanine amidase-like domain-containing protein: MKKTEKAQINRLLKSVAQESDLAARIEKLSASFLGRPYVANSLVGSFEKPEQLVTRLDGFDCVTFIETVLALALSTNADEFQTHLIGIRYQNGEVSWAKRNHYMADWWRINERAGLVKNLTKGKDTVTKTRELNIIAGLPTARASFRVFPKRHLSHVKNLIKTGDFVAFGSAKKNLDVFHTGILIAEGETILLRHASRAAKKVIDQNLNEFLKPNRMSGLIILRPVIK; the protein is encoded by the coding sequence ATGAAAAAAACTGAAAAGGCGCAGATCAACCGTCTGCTTAAATCCGTCGCCCAGGAAAGCGATTTAGCGGCTCGCATCGAAAAACTCTCCGCGTCATTTTTAGGACGACCTTATGTTGCGAATTCGCTCGTCGGAAGTTTTGAAAAACCCGAACAACTGGTGACGCGACTCGATGGCTTTGATTGCGTGACGTTTATTGAAACGGTTCTGGCTTTGGCGCTTTCAACAAACGCTGATGAATTTCAAACCCATCTCATTGGCATCCGTTATCAAAACGGCGAAGTGAGCTGGGCGAAGCGCAATCACTACATGGCAGACTGGTGGCGCATCAATGAACGCGCAGGCTTGGTTAAAAATCTGACCAAAGGCAAAGACACGGTTACAAAAACTCGTGAGTTGAATATTATTGCGGGCTTGCCAACAGCGCGCGCAAGTTTCCGGGTTTTCCCCAAACGTCATTTATCGCATGTGAAAAACCTAATAAAGACAGGCGATTTTGTGGCTTTCGGTTCAGCGAAAAAAAATCTCGATGTTTTTCATACCGGCATTTTGATTGCTGAAGGCGAAACTATTTTGCTGCGCCATGCCTCGCGCGCCGCAAAAAAAGTGATTGACCAGAACTTGAACGAATTCCTCAAACCAAACCGCATGTCGGGATTGATAATACTCAGACCGGTTATTAAATAA
- a CDS encoding glycosyltransferase family 2 protein, giving the protein MQFVLFYLALITAILWLIFLVELAIGNRSIVFLKDINPLAAPTPPKVSVIIPACNEARNIREALQSVLHQDYPNIEFIVINDRSIDHTGEILNEMARSDSRLHVVHLRELPRGWLGKNHALYAGARQATGDILLFTDADIVMQPTTVARAVSYLQAQKLDNVTVLMEVRMQGFWLNIFTLAFSVFFSVYSRFWRAKNPRSAAHIGIGGFNMVYASVYRKIGGHQPIAMRPDDDMKLGKLIKQSGHRQELLLGKGMLSVEWYASVRELVRGLEKNAFSGVNYSLWLLGFSTLAVLLFNVFPFVAVFLTSGATRIVNLAAMIMILSVCLASAGLQNRPRWQAFCFPLATLLFLYIMWRSALLAVMRGGVDWRGTHYSLAELKANKI; this is encoded by the coding sequence ATGCAATTTGTCCTTTTTTATCTGGCGTTGATAACCGCAATCCTTTGGTTGATTTTTTTGGTCGAACTGGCAATCGGCAATCGCTCAATCGTTTTCCTCAAAGATATAAACCCGCTTGCCGCGCCGACACCGCCGAAAGTTTCCGTCATCATTCCCGCCTGCAACGAAGCGCGCAATATCCGCGAAGCCCTGCAATCGGTTTTGCATCAAGATTACCCGAACATCGAATTTATCGTTATCAATGACCGCTCGATTGACCACACAGGAGAAATTCTCAACGAAATGGCAAGAAGTGATTCGCGTCTCCACGTCGTTCATCTCAGAGAATTGCCGCGCGGGTGGCTGGGAAAAAATCACGCGCTTTATGCAGGCGCGCGGCAGGCGACCGGTGACATTCTGCTTTTCACCGACGCCGATATTGTCATGCAACCAACGACGGTCGCGCGCGCCGTGAGCTATTTGCAAGCGCAAAAACTCGACAATGTGACGGTGTTGATGGAAGTCCGAATGCAGGGCTTCTGGTTGAATATTTTCACCCTGGCATTCAGCGTTTTCTTTTCGGTTTATTCGAGATTCTGGCGGGCGAAAAATCCGCGCAGCGCGGCGCACATCGGCATCGGCGGATTCAACATGGTTTATGCCAGTGTCTATCGCAAAATCGGTGGACACCAACCGATTGCCATGCGACCCGATGACGATATGAAACTCGGCAAATTGATTAAACAATCGGGACACCGGCAGGAATTGCTTTTGGGTAAAGGGATGCTCAGCGTCGAATGGTATGCGTCAGTGAGAGAGTTGGTTCGCGGGTTGGAGAAGAATGCGTTTTCAGGGGTGAATTACAGTTTGTGGTTGCTGGGTTTTTCAACCCTTGCGGTTTTGTTGTTTAATGTCTTTCCTTTTGTCGCGGTCTTTTTAACCAGCGGCGCAACGCGAATTGTCAATCTGGCGGCGATGATTATGATTTTATCGGTGTGTCTGGCAAGCGCCGGTTTGCAAAATCGCCCGCGCTGGCAAGCCTTCTGTTTCCCGCTCGCAACTTTACTTTTTCTTTACATCATGTGGCGTTCGGCATTGTTGGCGGTGATGCGCGGCGGGGTTGATTGGCGCGGCACACACTATTCACTCGCGGAATTGAAAGCCAATAAAATTTAG
- the cyaY gene encoding iron donor protein CyaY, whose product MNKLSDAEFQQKSEATISQLEKVFSNLADTRDIDVEVTGGVLSITFEEGEPGKFIISPNSPAGQIWVSARVSSFKFNWSDERNDFVLSDTGEAIQAVMQRLTREQLGDESVELK is encoded by the coding sequence ATGAATAAATTGAGCGATGCCGAGTTTCAGCAAAAATCGGAAGCGACGATTAGCCAACTGGAAAAAGTTTTCAGTAATTTAGCCGATACGCGCGACATCGATGTCGAAGTGACCGGAGGCGTCCTGTCCATCACTTTTGAAGAGGGCGAACCGGGAAAATTTATCATTAGCCCCAATTCGCCAGCCGGACAAATCTGGGTTTCGGCGCGGGTTTCAAGTTTTAAATTCAACTGGTCGGATGAACGAAATGATTTTGTGTTAAGCGATACCGGCGAAGCGATTCAAGCGGTGATGCAACGACTCACGAGAGAACAGTTGGGCGATGAGAGCGTTGAATTAAAATAG
- a CDS encoding thiamine pyrophosphate-dependent enzyme — protein sequence MTANVMAQIPYKPLADTPGLVDIEEQLEWFRLISLGRMLDEKARIYLRQAKGWSYHASHAGHDGIQLALGLAFRPNKDFLFPYYRDMLTCLAAGITPYEIILNGLMKAGDVASGGRHMSNHFAKISIGIWNVSSATGNHAQHAAGLGRAVKYYDADAIVYSSQGESSTSEGYVFEALNGASRENLPVIFVVQNNGYGISVPVSEQSANHTVSENYRGIKGLTIINCDGTNPFDSTKAMRRATDLIHAGNGPVLLHAYCERLHAHSNSDRHELYRSEAELTECRTYDPYERLRLHLLNLEGASLDKLNAIEDENRRIVQDASERGEAAPDPDPKTATLYVFPEEAKVTPAATVPHEGGAMITLREAINETLKAEFRRNPNTFLWGQDVASKDKGGVFNVTKGMQQEFGPSRVFNAPIAENYIVGTANGFSRYREDIWVVIEAAQFADYLWPAMEQVVDTSHDYYRSNGQWTPNIVARLSSGGYIHGGLYHSQNLEPFFAALPGIRVVTPSFADDAVGLLRHCMRSRGFTFFLEPKYLYNQMFAKAPHPGDEYEIPFGKARLHREGTDLSIIAYGTPVHWSIRAADQLKEKEGLSVEVIDIRTVVPLDTETIFKSVRKTSRALVVHEAQLFAGFGGEIAAKIAEACFDSLDAPVMRVAGKDCPVPFSPILERAVLPEVEDIYKKALELARY from the coding sequence ATGACAGCAAATGTAATGGCGCAAATACCCTATAAACCCCTCGCTGACACGCCCGGTCTCGTCGATATCGAAGAACAATTGGAATGGTTTCGCCTCATCTCACTTGGCAGAATGTTGGATGAAAAAGCCCGCATCTATCTCAGACAGGCAAAGGGCTGGTCATATCACGCTTCACACGCCGGACACGATGGCATTCAGTTGGCGCTCGGTTTAGCTTTTCGCCCCAATAAAGATTTTCTATTTCCCTATTACAGAGATATGTTGACCTGCCTTGCCGCAGGCATCACCCCTTATGAAATTATTTTAAACGGACTCATGAAAGCCGGTGATGTCGCTTCGGGCGGGCGGCATATGAGCAATCACTTTGCAAAAATTTCCATTGGCATCTGGAACGTTTCATCGGCTACCGGCAATCACGCACAACACGCCGCAGGGCTTGGTCGCGCCGTGAAATATTACGACGCCGACGCCATCGTCTACAGCAGTCAGGGCGAATCCTCAACCTCAGAGGGTTATGTCTTTGAAGCTCTCAACGGCGCATCGCGTGAAAATCTGCCGGTCATCTTTGTGGTGCAAAATAACGGTTACGGCATCTCGGTTCCGGTGAGCGAACAATCCGCCAATCATACAGTGTCGGAAAATTATCGTGGCATTAAAGGACTGACGATTATCAATTGCGATGGCACCAATCCGTTTGATTCAACCAAAGCCATGCGCCGCGCCACCGACCTGATTCACGCAGGCAATGGGCCGGTTTTGTTGCATGCTTACTGCGAACGTTTGCACGCTCATTCCAATTCAGACCGCCACGAACTCTACCGCAGCGAAGCCGAACTGACCGAGTGTCGCACCTACGACCCTTATGAGAGATTGCGTTTGCATTTGCTCAATCTTGAAGGCGCATCGCTTGATAAACTCAACGCCATCGAAGATGAAAATCGCCGCATTGTGCAGGACGCTTCGGAACGCGGAGAAGCCGCGCCCGACCCCGACCCGAAAACGGCGACGCTTTATGTCTTCCCTGAAGAAGCGAAAGTCACGCCGGCGGCGACGGTTCCACACGAAGGCGGCGCGATGATTACCTTGCGCGAAGCCATCAATGAAACTCTGAAAGCAGAATTTCGCCGCAACCCCAACACTTTTTTGTGGGGACAGGATGTTGCCTCGAAAGATAAAGGCGGGGTGTTCAACGTCACCAAAGGGATGCAACAGGAATTCGGACCTTCGCGAGTTTTCAATGCGCCGATTGCCGAAAATTATATCGTCGGCACAGCTAATGGTTTTTCACGTTACCGCGAAGACATTTGGGTAGTCATCGAAGCCGCGCAATTCGCCGATTATTTGTGGCCCGCAATGGAACAGGTGGTTGACACATCGCACGATTACTATCGCTCGAATGGACAATGGACGCCGAACATTGTGGCGCGACTTTCATCAGGCGGTTACATTCACGGCGGGCTTTATCATTCGCAGAATCTCGAACCGTTTTTCGCGGCGCTTCCGGGCATTCGCGTGGTCACGCCATCGTTTGCAGATGATGCGGTGGGACTCCTGCGCCACTGTATGCGCAGTCGTGGATTTACGTTTTTCCTCGAACCGAAATATTTGTACAACCAGATGTTCGCCAAAGCGCCGCATCCGGGCGATGAATACGAAATCCCGTTTGGCAAAGCGCGCCTTCATCGCGAGGGCACAGACCTGTCGATTATCGCTTACGGAACCCCTGTGCATTGGAGCATTCGCGCTGCCGATCAATTGAAAGAGAAAGAAGGTCTGAGCGTCGAAGTCATAGACATCCGCACCGTTGTGCCGCTCGATACCGAAACCATTTTCAAATCGGTGCGCAAGACCTCAAGAGCTTTGGTGGTTCACGAAGCGCAACTGTTTGCCGGGTTCGGCGGTGAGATTGCCGCAAAAATCGCTGAAGCGTGTTTCGATAGTCTCGATGCGCCGGTGATGCGCGTAGCCGGAAAGGATTGTCCGGTTCCCTTTTCACCGATTCTCGAACGCGCAGTATTGCCGGAAGTCGAAGACATTTATAAAAAAGCTTTGGAATTGGCTAGATATTAG
- a CDS encoding D-alanyl-D-alanine carboxypeptidase has translation MISCTARSQGVSTEPPPTPEKATLLSATPAPESVKNEMPPLLALDNYKKTILSRWQRLEDQGVLIETLDGKHTLAELNADNAFNPASVMKLATSLVALEKLSPSYRFRTNFYADGNIDKTAHKLSGDLVVEGNLDPMFSHFDAEQVAAELFKLGISQVTGKLRIAGTFYFFARGYKSNLSRETSKIKLYEAFRRAGLKIDGGTSFGEKSGAPLLAHYSDILTNLLLYQNAHSSNAIAEVIGEQLGGAEAIQKYLIENLQLQEAEVYVGRPSGLEFNRLTPRASLKILRALVELLNHHSLKPEQLLPVAGVDQGTLGGRFADDDWRGAILAKTGTLFTYDRGVSTLVGIAYTKARGALLFAIFNSDGRIHAYRHLQDNFLEQTIEELGGANALARKAAALEDNKMASIVQRLY, from the coding sequence ATGATTTCCTGCACCGCGCGCTCACAGGGAGTTTCAACCGAACCGCCGCCCACGCCTGAAAAGGCAACTTTGCTTTCGGCAACCCCTGCGCCTGAATCGGTAAAAAATGAAATGCCGCCGTTGCTGGCGCTTGATAATTATAAAAAGACGATTCTGTCGCGCTGGCAGAGACTCGAAGACCAGGGCGTACTGATTGAAACCCTTGATGGTAAACACACGCTCGCCGAACTGAATGCTGACAATGCGTTTAACCCGGCATCGGTGATGAAGCTTGCCACGTCGCTTGTCGCCCTTGAAAAATTATCGCCGTCCTATCGCTTTCGCACCAATTTTTATGCCGACGGCAACATCGATAAAACGGCGCATAAACTCTCAGGCGATTTGGTTGTCGAAGGCAATTTAGACCCCATGTTTTCGCATTTTGATGCCGAGCAGGTCGCCGCCGAACTCTTCAAACTCGGCATCTCACAGGTCACTGGAAAGCTGAGAATCGCCGGAACTTTTTACTTTTTTGCACGCGGTTATAAATCCAACCTCTCACGCGAAACCTCAAAAATAAAGTTGTATGAAGCTTTTCGGCGCGCTGGACTCAAAATCGACGGCGGTACAAGTTTCGGAGAAAAATCCGGCGCGCCGTTGCTGGCGCATTATTCCGACATTTTGACCAACCTCCTGCTTTATCAAAATGCCCACAGCAGCAATGCGATTGCTGAAGTCATCGGTGAACAGTTAGGCGGCGCGGAAGCGATACAGAAATATTTAATTGAGAATTTGCAATTGCAGGAGGCGGAAGTTTATGTCGGGCGACCTTCAGGGTTGGAATTCAATCGCCTGACGCCGCGGGCGTCGTTGAAAATCTTACGGGCTTTAGTCGAGTTGTTAAATCATCATTCCTTAAAACCTGAACAGCTTTTGCCGGTCGCCGGCGTTGATCAGGGAACCCTTGGCGGGCGGTTTGCAGATGATGATTGGCGCGGCGCAATCCTCGCCAAAACCGGAACCCTGTTTACTTACGATAGAGGGGTGAGCACGCTTGTCGGCATCGCCTATACGAAAGCGCGCGGCGCATTGCTGTTTGCAATTTTCAATTCCGACGGGCGCATCCATGCCTATCGCCATTTGCAGGATAATTTTCTCGAACAAACTATTGAAGAACTCGGCGGCGCAAATGCGCTTGCCCGAAAAGCGGCGGCGCTTGAAGATAATAAAATGGCATCAATTGTTCAACGGCTTTATTAA
- a CDS encoding DNA cytosine methyltransferase, with the protein MSRPVSAVDLFCGVGGLTHGFTLEGIKVRAGIDIDPACKYPFEHNNDSTFLSEDISNVTAEHLRSYFLDGEVKLLAGCAPCQPFSTYSQGHRDEEDRRWMLLYQFARLAEELHPEMITMENVPKLENHEVFIDFINALRKLDYHVTYSIVDCRYYGIPQNRKRLVMFASQYGEIKLQCPTHSEENFMTVRQAIENLERIAAGEASKTDLLHRASLLTEKNLQRIKASKPGGTWRDWDEELRTKCHIKKSGKTYPSVYGRMSWDEPAPTITTQCYGFGNGRFGHPEQDRAISLREAALLQTFPEGYAFVPPNKTVHMKTVGKLIGNAVPVMLGRVVARSILQHIAKL; encoded by the coding sequence ATGAGCAGACCTGTATCAGCAGTTGATCTATTTTGTGGCGTAGGAGGCTTGACACATGGGTTCACCCTAGAAGGGATCAAAGTTCGTGCTGGTATAGATATTGATCCAGCTTGCAAATATCCCTTCGAGCATAATAACGACAGCACTTTTTTATCAGAAGATATCAGTAATGTTACTGCTGAACATCTCAGATCGTATTTTTTAGACGGGGAGGTGAAACTGCTTGCTGGATGTGCACCCTGTCAGCCGTTCTCGACTTACTCGCAAGGTCATAGAGATGAAGAAGATCGAAGATGGATGCTACTTTACCAGTTCGCTCGATTGGCGGAGGAATTGCACCCTGAGATGATCACGATGGAAAACGTCCCTAAACTAGAGAATCACGAGGTTTTTATTGACTTTATAAATGCACTGAGAAAGCTTGATTATCACGTTACGTATTCTATCGTTGACTGTCGCTATTATGGTATTCCGCAAAACAGAAAACGACTTGTGATGTTTGCTTCGCAATATGGCGAGATAAAGCTTCAATGCCCAACGCATAGCGAAGAAAATTTCATGACAGTCAGACAGGCTATCGAAAATCTCGAAAGAATAGCTGCTGGAGAAGCGTCAAAAACCGATCTGCTTCATCGCGCCAGCCTGTTAACTGAGAAAAACCTCCAACGAATTAAAGCTTCTAAACCTGGAGGGACATGGAGAGATTGGGATGAAGAGCTTCGGACAAAATGTCACATCAAAAAGAGCGGCAAAACTTATCCGAGCGTTTATGGCAGAATGTCTTGGGATGAGCCTGCACCAACAATCACGACTCAGTGCTACGGGTTCGGTAATGGGCGGTTTGGTCATCCTGAACAAGATCGCGCCATTTCGCTGCGAGAAGCCGCTCTCCTGCAAACTTTCCCAGAAGGTTACGCATTCGTTCCGCCTAATAAGACAGTTCATATGAAAACTGTAGGCAAATTGATCGGCAATGCTGTACCAGTGATGCTTGGGCGTGTAGTCGCTCGTAGTATCCTGCAACATATAGCAAAACTTTGA
- a CDS encoding ATP-binding protein encodes MTTEAIYTPKGEPVKFAVASELLRELGERLVGKPHIALAELIKNSYDADANDAVIRFTDDCIQIIDNGHGMDEGEFRKFWMRIGSPHKHDLRISRNFGRPLTGSKGVGRLAVQFLAKSIQIRSVSELDLQTEISANVDWDEAIAAGDLTEATAWLHKGTPTGLFPNDSRKGTEIKLRGLNQQWSRENFQDLALEVWSLQPPFRANSVTEANQHQVFSIELETPEADFAKAFEQLMASEMSQWEARIIGRLYKDVAVSGKSKSPVLEVTVEFPDRSIHKEIFQDEDFQNHAESIGSLEYEIRVFRLNNRLKKGIKVDEARKYFSKYGGVHVYDAGFHLPYYGPDTDWLGIERDHARRQSQSELLPKDMKESVSRGLNFLPTQRRLFGVVKIDTNSERQRAIQQAIDAAKKEKKNTLTQAEVRELIREVDKKTPYLKLQVTRDRLVNNDATIALSQLVRASLDYYSIIAQKRNQEERAKRKKLPTAAEEIEQLGDAIASVKSALPATAYMELQRQFAAVKKATSHEIRKIDERFGMLGALATAGISALAYDHELNRQINQLDNLATQLDGIKIAEHSARQQVLNVAQRLHEWVKRARETRKLYSHLVTEESRESRERFKASPLLHEVANQMQFFLRGIPLHYSGFDDGLRLPEGSFAEWSSLFQNILTNAFNAMLDVEQRKIGVFARRNGQRVMICIEDTGCGVDLEKAEQLFEPFERRLEISPERRGLGLGGTGLGLTIVRMLAEKLQCRVQFVKPSQGFNTAFELSWREGK; translated from the coding sequence ATGACTACTGAAGCGATATATACACCGAAAGGCGAGCCAGTTAAATTCGCAGTCGCATCAGAATTGCTTCGAGAGCTAGGCGAGCGATTGGTGGGAAAGCCGCATATCGCATTGGCTGAATTGATCAAAAACAGCTATGACGCGGATGCCAATGATGCAGTCATCCGCTTCACAGATGACTGCATCCAGATCATTGATAACGGACATGGGATGGACGAAGGCGAATTTCGTAAATTCTGGATGCGGATCGGCTCGCCACATAAACACGATTTGCGTATCTCTCGTAACTTCGGACGCCCGTTGACCGGCTCAAAAGGGGTCGGCAGGCTAGCCGTTCAATTTCTCGCCAAATCCATTCAAATTCGTTCGGTTTCTGAACTCGATCTACAAACGGAAATCTCAGCTAATGTGGATTGGGATGAAGCAATTGCTGCTGGCGATCTCACTGAGGCAACGGCATGGTTGCACAAAGGAACCCCGACAGGGCTTTTCCCTAACGACTCCAGAAAGGGGACAGAGATCAAATTACGCGGTCTGAATCAGCAGTGGAGTAGAGAAAACTTCCAAGATTTGGCGCTTGAAGTTTGGTCTTTGCAACCACCATTTCGCGCCAATTCAGTAACGGAAGCAAATCAGCATCAAGTTTTTTCAATTGAACTTGAAACGCCGGAAGCCGACTTTGCTAAAGCTTTCGAGCAGTTAATGGCTTCAGAAATGAGTCAATGGGAAGCTCGTATTATTGGCAGGCTGTACAAAGATGTAGCCGTATCAGGCAAGTCAAAGTCTCCTGTGTTAGAGGTGACAGTAGAATTTCCTGATCGCTCTATCCACAAAGAGATTTTTCAGGATGAAGACTTCCAAAATCATGCAGAGTCGATTGGATCCCTAGAATATGAAATTCGCGTTTTTCGGCTCAATAATAGATTGAAAAAGGGTATCAAAGTGGACGAAGCTCGAAAGTATTTTTCTAAATACGGAGGCGTTCATGTTTATGATGCAGGCTTTCATTTGCCTTACTATGGACCTGATACAGATTGGCTTGGAATCGAACGAGATCATGCACGTAGACAGTCACAATCTGAACTTTTACCTAAAGATATGAAGGAATCGGTATCACGCGGTTTAAACTTTCTCCCCACACAACGTCGTTTGTTCGGTGTGGTAAAGATAGATACTAACAGCGAGCGTCAGAGAGCCATACAGCAAGCAATAGACGCTGCCAAGAAGGAAAAGAAGAATACATTGACACAAGCGGAAGTCAGGGAATTAATCCGTGAGGTGGACAAGAAAACACCCTATTTGAAATTGCAGGTAACGAGAGATCGATTGGTAAATAATGATGCTACAATCGCTCTCAGCCAATTAGTGCGTGCATCGCTGGATTACTACTCCATCATCGCACAAAAACGAAATCAGGAGGAACGAGCAAAACGCAAGAAACTGCCTACCGCTGCCGAAGAAATTGAGCAACTCGGTGATGCAATTGCTTCTGTAAAAAGTGCGCTGCCAGCAACGGCTTATATGGAATTGCAGCGGCAGTTCGCTGCAGTCAAAAAAGCAACATCCCACGAAATCCGTAAAATTGATGAACGTTTCGGAATGCTGGGAGCGCTAGCAACAGCAGGGATTTCGGCATTGGCATACGATCATGAATTGAATCGGCAGATTAACCAACTCGACAACTTAGCTACCCAGCTTGATGGTATCAAAATCGCTGAACACTCTGCTCGCCAGCAGGTTTTGAATGTCGCGCAAAGGTTGCATGAATGGGTGAAGCGGGCAAGAGAAACGCGGAAGCTCTATTCCCATTTAGTAACAGAAGAGAGCCGGGAATCCCGAGAACGGTTCAAGGCTAGTCCACTACTCCACGAAGTTGCGAATCAAATGCAGTTTTTTTTGCGTGGGATTCCATTGCACTACTCAGGGTTTGATGATGGGCTCCGCTTACCAGAAGGAAGCTTTGCCGAGTGGAGTTCGCTTTTCCAAAACATCCTTACCAATGCTTTTAATGCGATGCTTGATGTTGAGCAACGTAAGATCGGTGTTTTCGCCAGGCGTAATGGTCAACGAGTGATGATTTGCATTGAAGATACAGGTTGTGGAGTAGATTTGGAGAAAGCCGAACAATTGTTCGAGCCATTCGAACGGCGACTCGAAATCTCGCCAGAGCGGCGCGGTTTGGGCTTGGGCGGAACAGGGCTTGGATTGACGATTGTACGAATGCTTGCTGAGAAGTTACAGTGTCGCGTCCAATTCGTTAAACCGAGCCAAGGATTCAATACCGCCTTTGAGCTATCTTGGAGGGAGGGTAAATGA
- a CDS encoding methyltransferase domain-containing protein, with product MAENDWNPALYQQKHAFVYEFGREVLNLLDAQANERILDVGCGTGQLTKAIAETGATVIGIDKSAEMIVTAKNNYPEIEFLVADATDFSFNEPFDAIFSNAALHWVKRAEDAVTCIARALKPKGRLVAEFGGRGNAANVAEAIRDTVKEMVNVEVNHDWYFPSIGEYAMLLENHDFNVTYALWFERQTPLEGEDGLRNWINMFCGKMLDALPENLLDDALAKIEARVKPKNFIDGVWFVDYRRLRIVASKK from the coding sequence ATGGCTGAAAACGATTGGAACCCTGCACTCTATCAACAAAAACATGCCTTCGTTTATGAATTCGGGCGCGAGGTGTTGAATTTATTGGATGCCCAAGCGAATGAACGCATACTCGATGTCGGTTGCGGCACAGGACAATTGACCAAAGCGATTGCCGAAACGGGCGCGACGGTGATTGGCATTGATAAATCCGCAGAGATGATTGTCACTGCGAAAAACAATTATCCCGAAATCGAATTTCTGGTCGCCGATGCTACCGATTTTAGTTTCAATGAACCTTTCGATGCCATCTTTTCCAACGCCGCTTTGCACTGGGTGAAGCGCGCCGAAGACGCCGTCACCTGCATTGCCAGGGCACTGAAACCGAAAGGCAGACTGGTCGCGGAATTCGGCGGGCGCGGCAATGCCGCAAATGTCGCGGAGGCGATTCGCGACACGGTTAAAGAAATGGTGAACGTCGAAGTCAATCACGACTGGTATTTTCCTTCGATTGGCGAATACGCAATGCTTCTCGAAAATCATGATTTCAATGTCACCTACGCTTTGTGGTTTGAACGCCAAACGCCGCTCGAAGGCGAAGACGGTTTGCGCAATTGGATTAACATGTTTTGCGGCAAGATGCTCGATGCCTTGCCGGAAAATCTCCTTGATGATGCCTTAGCCAAAATCGAAGCGCGTGTGAAACCGAAGAACTTCATTGACGGGGTGTGGTTTGTTGATTATCGTCGTTTGCGAATTGTCGCGTCCAAAAAATAG